The genomic region ATAAAAGGCACCGGGCTTTACCTCCTGGCGGAGACTGACCTTGAGGTCATCCTGACCCAGCTTGAGGAACTATCACCCGGCCTGGTGGTTATTGACTCCATTCAGGCTGTTTGCCTGCCCGAACCGGGTACCGCCCCCGGCAGCATTACCCAGGTGCGGGAATGCACCATAAAGCTGATGCACTGGGCAAAACTGAATTCAGTACCCGTTTTCATCGTCGGGCATGTCACTAAAGACGGCGCTATTGCCGGCCCCCGCGCTCTGGAACACATTGTCGATGCCGTGCTCTACCTGGAGGGAGAGTCTTTCAGCGCTTACCGGCTATTGCGCTGTGTCAAAAACCGCTTTGGTTCCACCAACGAGATAGGCGTCTTTGAAATGAAGGGACAGGGCCTGGTTGAGGTAGATAATCCATCACAGGCATTCCTATCACAGCGGTGGAATGAGGCGGTAGGTTCAGCGATTGTGCCTGTCCTTGAGGGTAGCCGCCCCCTGCTGGTGGAGATCCAGGCGCTGACCAACCCTACCAGCTTCGGCTTACCCCGGCGTGTGGCTAACGGGGTCGATTTTAACCGGCTGCTGATGATTACCGCCGTGCTGTCCAGGCGGACCGGGCTAAAGCTCGGCAACCAGGATATTATGGTAAACGCCGCCGGCGGACTTAAGATTGGTGAACCGGCGGCTGATTTAGGCATTGCCCTGGCCATAGCCTCCAGCTTTCGTGATACCGGTGTTGACCCGGAACTGGTGGCTGTGGGTGAAATCGGTTTGAGCGGCGAGCTGAGAAGGGTCTCCCAGCTGGAACGGAGGGTGAATGAGGCTGCCCGCCTGGGGTTTAAGCGCTGCCTGGTCCCCAAAGCTGGCCCGGGAATCAGCCCGGCGCCCGAAGGCATCGAGATTATACCGGTGAACACTCTGAGAGAAGCGATGATGGTGGGGCTGGTTGGGGAAAAGCGGAGGCAAATACTATGAAACAGAGTACAAGTATTATAATCATAGTCTGTGTAATAATCGGGCTTATCGGTACGGGGGGAGGCTACGCCGCGGGCTATGCCATCTACGAACCGAAAGTGAGAAGCTATGAAGTACAAGCAGCAAGTCTTGGAGCACAGCTTGCCACACTTGAGCGCGCTATTGCCAATCAGGAAACCAGCATCGCTATCCTGGAGTCGGCCAAATCAAAACTGGAAACGGACCTGAGCGGCGTTCGGGAGGAAACAGCGCGCTACCAGCAGCAGGTAACCGGACTGCAAGCGGAAGTCTCCAGCCTGCAAGCCAAGCTCGGCGCCATCGAACCGGAGGTATCCGCCCTGGAAAAGCGGCTCACCGGAATACTCGGCATCAATGTAACTCAAGGTTATCAATGGATTTATCAGGGGACTCCCTGGCAGTGGGACTTGCCAATCCCCCTGTCACTTTATGTTGAATATCGGGAACGCCCCAGGCCTGAATCCGCGTTTTACTGGGTGGAGATGGCTAAAGACCCCGGCGATGACCTGTATATTGACCGGATGATTGAGCACATCGAGAGCATCGCTCTGGAAGGCAATTTCAGCGCGGTTGAAAAGCTCAATTTCGTCATTGCTTTTGTGCAGGGTCTACCTTACACGGTTGATGAAGAAACCACCCCTTACGATGAGTACCCGCGGTACCCCATAGAAACAATTTTTGACCGGGGGGGAGACTGCGAAGACACATCGCTGCTGGTAGCCGCTCTCCTCGACAGGATGGGATATGATGTTGCCCTTCTACTGCTTAGAGAGGCCCGGCACATGGCGGTGGGTGTTGCCCTGGCCGGTGGTTCCGGCTCGTACTACCTGCACAACGGTAAGAAGTACTTCTACCTGGAGACAACCGGGGAAGGCTGGCAAATCGGGGAATTGCCTTCCAGTATTACTGACAGTAGCGCGCAGGTCTACCCGCTGAGAAGTTAGCGGTAATTTTGCTATTTTACCGGGGTACCCGGTCTTCCCGTTCTCCATCATATCTGGCAACTGGCCGTATCTATCAGATGAGTTCCACCTATTGATAATTTAGGGTAATTCCCAAAAGAACCGGAAGTTTATCCTGCTTGAATCATACGAAAGCAAAACAACGCGATAAGCGAACTTTCGTGGCACACTTACTAAACACAAGTGAAAATGGAGCTGAGGTATCAATAGGTGGTACTACTAAGGACTTCGAATTGAGCTTCGGTCTGAGTTGCTGAGTTACTTCCTATCAGATTCGTTCTTCCGAGCGATTAAGCGCTGGGTAAGGTCGTCCGCCTCTGGGTCACCAGGATATCGAGATAGGATTTCGATTATTTCATTCATGTTGTAGTCCCAAGGGGCCACTCCTTCCAGAATCAAAGCAGCATCTCTTTTGGCTCGGGAATAACTCACGGTGGGGTAGCCGCCTGAGCGTAATATCGCTTTCTGGAAGTTCCAGATTTTGATTACGACTACAAACATAGTAATGAACATTGCCACGCTCACGATGGCTAAAATAAAATTCAGAACTTGAATGCCCACCATAAAAACCACTCCTTAATACTTTGTAAATAGATTATAAAAGAAATGGAGATAGGGGGATTCGAACCCCCAACCTCTGCGATGCGAACGCAGCGCTCTCCCAACTGAGCTATATCCCCGCGTTTACGTTAGGAATTATAGCATATCTTTTCCCTGTCAGTCAGCCACCTTATTAAATCTCCGGCCGTATATTGACAGTCGTTCAATAAGCACGCGGGAACTGCGCTTTCTCAGATTATCTCCCCGTCATTTCTCCCGCTTCTTGGCTGCCTGGAACTCCGCCTTGACCTGGCTGAGCGTTTCCTCGCTGGTGAAAAGGTCAACGGCGGTCATTGCCAGTGCCTTGGCGCCATCAATTAGCCCTTTCAGTCCGGCTTCTGAGGCGGCGGCGACCGCCATCTCCGGGGAGTGTCCAAGCACCTTCTTCGGGGCGATGGCTACGGAGGGGTGGATGCCGGGCACTATCTGGCTGACGTTACCCATGTCCGTGCTGCCATAGGACTTGCCCGGCCTGGCCAGCCTTACCGTGCGTCCCAGCGACTGCATATTGCGCTGGAAGAGGCGGGCCATGGTCATATTATTGAGGAAGGGGGCATAGTACCCCTCCCCCCATTTGAACTCAAGGCGCGCTCCGGTGGCGGTGGCCGCCCCGATAAAGCAGTTCAGCACCCGCTGTTTCAGTTCTTCGAGGTATTTCATGTCCTCCGCCCGTACCAGGAAGGAGCCGGCGGCGTGCGCCGGTACGGCGTTGACCGCCTGGCCGCCGTCAGTGATGACGCCGTGGACGCGGGCGGTGCTCCGGATATGCTGGCGCAGTGAATTGATGGCCGTGAAGGAGAGCAGCATTGCCTCCAAAGCGTTGATGCCTTCCTCCGGCTTAGCGGCGGCATGGGCTGACTTGCCGAAAAACTCGACATTCAGCGGCCAGGCCGCCAGTCCGTGAGTGGTAACGGCATTGGCTGTCCCCGGGTGTACCATCATTGCCGTGTCCAGGTGGTCGAAGCCTCCCCGGTCCGCCATTATCGCCTTACCGCCCCAAATCTCCTCAGCCGGTGCGCCAACCACGGAGATAGTGCCCTTCTTGCCCCGGTCAACCACCAGCTTTGAAGCGATGGCGGCGCCAACAGCCATCATGCAAATCAGGTTATGACCACAGGCATGACCGAGGCCGGGCAGAGCGTCATATTCCGCCACCAGGCCAATAACCGGCTTTCCCTGCCCGTAGCTGGCCCTGAAGGCGGTGGGCAGCTCACAGATACCCCGTTCTACGGAAAAGCTGTTTTCCTCGAGGAATGCGGTCAGCCATTCGGCTGCCTTGACTTCGTGGAAACCCAGCTCGGGGTTGGCGTGAATCTTCAGGCTCAGTTCATTGAGTCGGTCTTTGTTAGCCTCCACCTCCCGGCTGACGGCAGTCTTCAGTTCGTTCACTTCCATCGTGTCCTCCTTGTACTGAAAATAAAGCGGGCCTATTACGCTGTTACAGTTAATCCTTCGTTTAATAGAGAGCCACCAAAACTGTCATTGCGAGGGCGAAACCCGAAGCAATCCGCTATCCGAGAAACGGATTGCTTCGCTACGCTCGCAATGACGAGCGGTACAATTTAAGTGATACAAGCTACTAGTTGGGCAGAGGCGTGTCCTGTAGAAATTCAATGATTTTCCGGTCGGCGCCAGCCATGGCCCGGGAGATACTGCTGATGCGCTGCAGGGTAATCATGGCGTCCTTGTTGACGATGCCGTCGATATAGGCTAAATCAGGTTCACGGCAGGCAAGCAGGGCGCTTT from Dehalococcoidales bacterium harbors:
- a CDS encoding M20 family metallopeptidase, whose product is MEVNELKTAVSREVEANKDRLNELSLKIHANPELGFHEVKAAEWLTAFLEENSFSVERGICELPTAFRASYGQGKPVIGLVAEYDALPGLGHACGHNLICMMAVGAAIASKLVVDRGKKGTISVVGAPAEEIWGGKAIMADRGGFDHLDTAMMVHPGTANAVTTHGLAAWPLNVEFFGKSAHAAAKPEEGINALEAMLLSFTAINSLRQHIRSTARVHGVITDGGQAVNAVPAHAAGSFLVRAEDMKYLEELKQRVLNCFIGAATATGARLEFKWGEGYYAPFLNNMTMARLFQRNMQSLGRTVRLARPGKSYGSTDMGNVSQIVPGIHPSVAIAPKKVLGHSPEMAVAAASEAGLKGLIDGAKALAMTAVDLFTSEETLSQVKAEFQAAKKREK
- the radA gene encoding DNA repair protein RadA, translated to MTRQDKQTTRTVFVCQQCGKESLKWLGRCPNCLEWNSLVETKATVTAAPRYAPAGNPPRELSEISGEAADRFPLPLAEFNRVVGGGLVPGSLMLISGDPGIGKSTLLLQVADLVAQARGRVVYVSGEETQHQIKLRAERLGIKGTGLYLLAETDLEVILTQLEELSPGLVVIDSIQAVCLPEPGTAPGSITQVRECTIKLMHWAKLNSVPVFIVGHVTKDGAIAGPRALEHIVDAVLYLEGESFSAYRLLRCVKNRFGSTNEIGVFEMKGQGLVEVDNPSQAFLSQRWNEAVGSAIVPVLEGSRPLLVEIQALTNPTSFGLPRRVANGVDFNRLLMITAVLSRRTGLKLGNQDIMVNAAGGLKIGEPAADLGIALAIASSFRDTGVDPELVAVGEIGLSGELRRVSQLERRVNEAARLGFKRCLVPKAGPGISPAPEGIEIIPVNTLREAMMVGLVGEKRRQIL